The nucleotide sequence TTTTGTACACTTTATTCTTTTTATATAGGTCGAATCCTTCCTTAGAAAGCCTTGAAATACCTGATATTGACATGTTTCCAATATACTTGCATAGTTCCTTATAGGTATATCCGCATAATATCCTTAGCGTATATACGGTAAACGCTCTTAAATTGTTGGCTTCTCTGCTGTATTTTAATCTTAACCATTCTGAAAGCTTTTCATTTAAAATCTTCCCTATCTTGTGCAATATCTCATCAGGTGATCTATCTCTTATAACATAGTATTTATCGCATACATACTCATTTTCAGTGTAAGCCGTCATTATATTTTCATCCACTTCCTTCATGATACCGGTATCCTTCATGGATTCTACAAAACTCCTATACTTTTGCCGCGCACTCTTTTTATCACTTCCAAATAACTTAAGTACATAATCTGTATCCACAATTTCAAATTTATCTTTGATAAGTCCCAAATAAATACCATAAGATGAGTATGGGTAATATTCTTCCTTACCAGAGTATCCCGGCAAATCCTTCGCATTGTTGTGGATATAGGCAGTTAAAGTAAGGCTATAGGTATTATTATCTACAATTGTACTTCCAAATCTTCCTTGAAATAAATGCCCATGACGGTCATATTTCTTATTGAAATAAATCACATATGCGGTATTCAAGCTGTGCATGAAGGTGGAAATATCAGCACCGCAAGGATTTATATATATATGTACATGGTTGTCCATAAGA is from Clostridiaceae bacterium and encodes:
- a CDS encoding transposase, yielding MPRVARKKSNDAMYHVMSRSISEINLFQCDDDKSYYLMLLKRYKEKYHCKVYSFILMDNHVHIYINPCGADISTFMHSLNTAYVIYFNKKYDRHGHLFQGRFGSTIVDNNTYSLTLTAYIHNNAKDLPGYSGKEEYYPYSSYGIYLGLIKDKFEIVDTDYVLKLFGSDKKSARQKYRSFVESMKDTGIMKEVDENIMTAYTENEYVCDKYYVIRDRSPDEILHKIGKILNEKLSEWLRLKYSREANNLRAFTVYTLRILCGYTYKELCKYIGNMSISGISRLSKEGFDLYKKNKVYKNALNSLILMT